Genomic window (Arachis hypogaea cultivar Tifrunner chromosome 13, arahy.Tifrunner.gnm2.J5K5, whole genome shotgun sequence):
TCTATGGCCCCTAAAGAAAATATTTAAAGATTTATTCCACTTTTCCGAATTATATATGACTAAAAAACATTTGGATGTACAATTATATATAAgtaaaaatgatttgaaaataaagtaataaaaatcaCAAGCTTTTATAAAGATAAACTTTCTTGAGACGGGCGTTGACCATGTGTGTTTATTTCTATTACTTTTGTGGCATTCTCTTTTTCTATTAAAGATTGTGTGGTTTGATTCTCAACTCctatatctaatattttttaaagtatgAACATGAAGAAGATCTTTTGAGCTTGGATATGTAGATATCCTGTGGATTTGGATTTGTTTTCTTATATGTTTTCCTCGTATTTGTTATTGTTACGTTTTTTAAAgaagggataggagttgtaattatataatatatgtttGTATATTACTGGTTTAAACTCTTCTTGTAGATAAAGAATATTATGTTGCTATGATAGTATTTTTTATGGTTCTAAAAATCAAATTGGACCGATCGGTCTGATCGGTTTAACCGTGAAATGGATGTCTTTGTGATTCGGTTTACTTTGAAAAACCATCAGTCAAAAAATTGCTTGAGAACCACTGAGCCAATCGATTGGATCGAACTGAAACCCGGCCGGTTTCtcagaaacggcgtcgttttgcaTTCAGTGTGCATGCCTTCTGCCCCACCCCTTCTCCAAACTCCTCCGTTCCTACCTTCAGAGTTTAGAAAGCTCAACTCAaccaaagaaaaagtgaaaaccctAGCCTCCCCCACCGCCGAATGGAGTGAGCCATTGCCGCCGTTCGTCGTAGTCCGGAACTTCTCTCTTCGTCCTGTTGGCGTTCTCCAAGTCCAACCCCTGTTCGCTCTCACCAGTCGCAGGCACGCAGCATCTTTCTCGAGCTCAGAGTCCGTCGTCCTCGTCTGCTCGCCTTCGTTCGTCGCGTTCAACCGCTCTTCGTCGTCCTACTCTCCATTGCACTCAACCGCTCTCGAAGGTCAGTGACAGTGCTCACTTGTTCTTCgttttttttattctttggtCAGCAATCATTAAATGATTATTGAATGTTGTGTTTTTgttgaatgattatttgattattgATTAGCTCCGGCTCAAATGAAGCTTTCCCCCTAAAAAGAAATCCTAGCTGACAGTAGCCTCCCCCACCGCCGCAAGGAGTGAGACTCACTACCGCCGTCTGTAGCACTTAGGCACCACGTCTTCGTCTGGTCGTGGTGCTCGAAGTCTCCAACCCACTAATCAGAATGAAGGTTTAGGATTCTGCTAGTGCTACTCATATTGGTttcttcggtttttttttttctaatttttcgttcttggttctttgttcttcagtTAGGATTCTTTGTTCTTGATTCTACTTATGCTAGTGCTACTCACGTTAAATTGTTGAATGATTAACTTTGTTCACCACTGTTGTGCTATGTTGTACtgtattattttttgtttgtgtTGTGCTGAAAAGAATTGTGCTAAAAGCCTGAACTTTTGATAATTCTTGTTGATCTTTAAAAAAGTTTGTTAATGTTTGTTGAAATTATGCTAAAATCTTGTTAAAATTGTGATAAGTTTGTGGTCTGCTGAAAATATTGTTAATCTTTGTCGAAATTATGCTGAAGTATGAGCTTTGATTTGTTCAATATAATCATACTTTTGACAAGAAAGGAATAAATTAGTTAATTCAATAATGACTATTTCGATGAGTTTAATAGTGAtataagtaaaaattaagagtgaaATTGTTAATACTTGAAGAGGTTAAAAGTTTTTgaagattttgatgattgatgataagCCTtcatgttattttatatttagatattttttttatgactttTAAAGTTGTATTTTGATATGATCATAAGACTTTGGTTGATgtagtgttttgaatttgaataatattttaaaatttaaattaggctataattatgttttaatatgtttattcatattttatttattattttattataaaataatttttttagttaaaccaTAATTGGATCCGTTGGACCGATTAGATCAATAAACCGATAATTAAAACGGCTCGATAATCAATCCGATTTTCAAAACCTTGGTATTTATTCATATTTGAATGTATGTATAAAAAATTGCCTTCTATTTTAAACTTTGTATTTAAAAGCTCCTATAATATGTAAATAAGTAATACACATAATACTTTTGCCATTAGCAAGTCATGATATCTTGATAGTGAGAGTGTTACAACGATGGATGTTGATGCGTTAAGTTTATCGAAGATGGTGATATGGTGGGATTATTGGTGTCAAAGGCTTTCACAAGGATGTACAACCTATCTCTTAATTTACCCAAACCCAAACCAATCATCTTCAATCTGAATATAAAAAACATGAATATTGAAAAAAAGTAAGTTCACAAGGGAATATGGAGGTAATCTTAGAAACAGAAATCAAGTTGAAATGAAACATTGGTAAATACAAGACATTGGATAAAAATAAAGATGTTGAGAATTTAACAACATTTTTATATTGTGCAATGACTTGAGAACCATTAGGCATGTGAACAGTTACAGGTTTAATTTTTTGTGTAacaaataaaatttgataaattgGAAGTAATATGCTGATTATCACCAGAATCAATTATCTAAGcaccaaaaaaattacaagaaaatgTAACATAATGAAAATACAATACACTTTTCATTCTTTCTTATACTTATGTGTCCAAACCTTGTTATGGTGTCAGAGCTTGGAAGAAGAAGCACCACGCCCGACGCCAGAGGAACCAGAACCTCCACCACAGCCACGAGATTCCAGAGCCAACTTGGAGCTGTCTTTCATGCTGAATAACCATGGCAAAGACCTTGGTCACAGAAGGAAAAGGATCCAAAAGGAGTTGAGATCGAACCACAAAAAAACATTCATCCAAGCCTTTTCAAAAATCTGATGATGAAATCTTGAGCTCGATGATTTTTGGCCGGACAAGTACACAGTGGGAGCGGCCTTGAATTTTCGAGTTCCTCCCAAAGTGTCTTCAAAGAAGTATAGAAATCTATGACTGACTGTTTCTTGTTCCAAGTCGTAAACCTCTTGCAATTCAACTATGCGTAAGAGGTCTGATTGAGAAAATCTCTCACAAAGATCTTTCCAAACAGAAGCAGCAGTGTTGAGATATATAACACTTTGAGTAATAGAAggtgaaagaaaatgaaaaagccaGGAAAGCACCAGATTATTGCAACGTTCCCGGACGGCAGAGAGTGGGTCATTAGAGGAAGGAGAAGGTATTGTTACAACTAGAAAACCATATTTATTTTTAGAGATGATTGCCATAGTGAAAGATCTAATCCAAGAATGATAATTATTTCCAATTATAACAAGAGTAATAAGAACGGATGTAGGATTTTCACTAGAATATATGTAATAGGAGCCAAATTGATCTTGAAAAACATCCATAGTATGGGATGCTGTGGGAGAGGATGGAGATTGGACAATAGGATTTGAGGTTTTAACCATGGCGTGGATATCAACTCTGATACCATAACACGGTTTGGACAGAGAAGTATAAGAAGGAATGAAAAGTGTATTGTATTTTCATTATGCTCAATGATTACAACTGTTGAATATATACAGAAGAAAAAATCAATACAACTCATCAAATCTTGTATAAAATCTCACCAGCCTAAAAGAATTTTATCCTAATAGAATGAACAGAATTGATGGTGAGTCACCACATTCTaaaacaaatggagaaagcaagaataacaaaaaataaaagaacaagaagaaatGATTATTCTGATTGTTGCATCTGGGCCTGACTTCTTGATGTATTTTTGTTATGTTAGGCTGACGATGGTTGGTTCAATAAGTAGTTTATAAGTTTTGGGACAAGATGAGAAGTAAAAATGTGTGAATCTTAACACTTTTTTATTCTCAATCAGAAGTGTTAAATAGCTTTAAGTTTTTAACTTCTCAACATAACAAAACTGTAAAAATAACACATCTTTAATAAAAGATATTGCCacctcttttctttcccttcaaaTTACACACTTTAGTCATTTAGTTATGTCTAGAAAATAACAATCCTCTTACATGTTGATAAACCTAATCCCAAAAGATGCCATAAAAAAAGCTGCTGTAATTCATTCAGAGATCCGTATCTAGACAAGAATCAACTATTAACAGCACTAGCTTATGACTACAAAGGGGAACTCCACATGACAATGACATCTCTATCCTCTTTATTTCCTTATGAGAGGGAGTAAACTATGCTGCTTTCTTTGCAATTCATTATCTCCCGACACAATAAATGAAATGATAAAACTTGTAGATAGATAACCTTTTCAAATTGTCCATACACATCTGGTTATAAAACAGAAAATCACACTAGTCCAAATCCAAAGTGTCATGGGACTTGAAGAAGCTTGTTAACCGCTGCGTCCAGAGAATCAACATGCCTTCTCAAGACTTTTCTTCAAAACATTAAGGCTTCAAATGTAAACCCAAGGATAACTAAGGCACAAAAACTTTGACAAAGGTTTCTTATGAAGTATTGGACAGAAAGATACTCGAAATGCTGCTATATGCttgaaataatattaataatagaaATAACCAAATAAAAACCTTTATATGAATTTTTAGCCAGTCTAGAATCAATATGCATGAATAAAAGGTAAAAGCATACTATTAGGTAGCAAGTAGATAAGTAATCGGATACAGTTGCGACGCAAGACCATCAATGTTCTTCATCTCCTCATTCAATCTGCACTCAGAACAAATTAAAGGATGAACTAGACAACTTCAATATGAAGCTTCTTCAATATACATTTCTTATTCCtcaattcaaaaatttcaaagttCATCATAACTAGTAATAAGTGAAAAAAAACTACGAGTTAAAGAACTAATAAGCAATATCTACAGCTAGATACAGTGACAGACAGCAAAACAGAAATGACGAATCAGGTGAGAATCAAGGATTGAAGATAATACCTAAGACACGAATTTATATACCGATTCCCCTTGGTTGCTGCATCAAGCACTGCAAATCACAAACATGTAACATACTCTGAGCATAtataattgtaattattatttttattattatattacaaTCACGATCTCATATTTTCCTTAGGTTTACCAGATTCTTGAACTCGACCGGAAGCGTCGCTAAAACATTGCATGTGGTCGATGGTGGTGGCGGTGGCGTTGGAGAGAGCGAGGCGGAGGGAGGCGAAGAGAGAAGTGAAGCTCTGAGCGATTGCGAAGGAGTCTCGCTCCACTACTTCGATGGCTCTCAGAATTTGACTCTGATTGAAGGCGGAGCCACCACCCTCAAGGGTTGATTCTGAAATTGGggtttccatttctgtttctggaATTGGGGGACTATTATTATCTGAGGAGGCGCAATTCGACTCAGCTTGTTCTCTTCTGCTTTCCATTTCCCTTTGTATGAATTTGATCTCATAAGTCACAAACACAAAGATCGGTGAATGTGACCAACTTTACCTTTAATCCTTATCATAATCAGTAAGCGCTAACCAATCTCTCTCTCTACTCTTTATCAGGTATTTGATATCGAAAAATCAGGGTTTTAAGGGCAAATCACAATAATAAACTAAGGAAAGCAAAATTTTATACAAATTCGCTAAACCAAAATCTGTTTCATGAATTCACTCATGCatatttatatgtagttcgaattaGTCTGATTCGAATTCTATTTCTATATAATTCCAATAAGTTTGGtttaaattatacacaaacacatgcaCACACTAATTTGAAccaacttggttcgaattatacacttattaaaaaaattaataatttaaaaattaaaaaaaatatatattttattttatacattaaaaaaaactaacaaaatatttaattaagagacttttttgaaatattaatgagctatcaattcgaatttcatacaatactcttttgtctatttttaatagttcatgaatattttttaataaatttttttaataaatttatttaaattatactacaaaaaatatttgatcttatgcaaaacaattttaaaaaaatggcttaaaaatgttaaaagtactataaaaatttgtaacgttctaatgacttaggacattaaagaaatactctacataatcaataataatttagaaattaaaaaaatatatttttatcatgtatttacctaaatcactagaatttacaaacttttatagtactcataacatcttttaagccatttttttaaaattattttgtatagaataaaatatttttttaattgttttatatagaataaaatattttcttttatttctaaattattattgactatgtagagtattttatttaaaatttgagtacatgcatgtatttacctaagttattagaacGTTACAAATTTTtgtagtactcctaacattttttaagccattttttttaaaattgttttgtataggatcaaatattttttgtagtataatttaaataaatttattaaaaaaatttattaaaaaatattcatgagttattaaaaatggacaaaagaatattgtatggaattcgaatcgatagctcattaatattttaaagaagtctcgtaattaaatattttgttagcttttttttaatgtataaaataaaatatatatttatttaatttttaaattattaatttttttaataagtgtATAATttgaaccaagctggttcgaattagtgtgtgcgtgtgtttgtgtataattcgaaccaaactggttcgaattatgtagaaatggagttcgaatcagactggttcgaactacatataaatgtgcattggtggattcatgaagCAGATTTTGGTTTGGCGGATTTGTGTAAAATTTTGCTCCCTTTGACTTATTTGAGTTTTTTACCCGgattttaaataaggaaaagtctaggggtaacaatttttgtgttttctggTCAGCACTTAACTATTGTACAAGATGTCTTTGGTACGGGTTGAAGGATGGATCGGGAACCTGCGGGTCGAGGCGAAGACCGGGTCGCGTGACTGGAGCGatgggggaggtacctgcaaagacactccgacgctcaagtcagaatggatctaagaggtagaaggtgtgaggaatgagTAAATatctggagggacctgggtcctctgtTTATAGGTGATGGGAGtcgtcttatcttatcttgtttggtcAAGATAGGaaagacgtttgaattcgaaagtcagTTAGGAGTTCTAGAAGGCCGTTTTCGGGCCTTCCGGAAGAGGGAGACGGGTTGGACCCGAAGAACCGGATTCGGGTTTAACCTTGGGTTCGggatccgtgggccggatccgtaacaacTATCAAAACAAAAGTGAATAATCTCCTactattagatataatctcacaccattaaaaatattattaatgactaattgataattacaaaacaccaaaattactcaTCCCTAGCATTCCTCTTTAAATAATTTGCAGGTTATCAACTTTTCACCTTCAACTTAATTCATTAAAGATTTATTAAAAGGCTATCTTTTAtttggattttaatttttatcccCGAACCGCGATCATGCTAAACAATTTTCACACAAATAATTAACGAAAAATATGatccaaatttattattttttataattaattagttattaatatttaaaaatatagaataaaatatatttaaatcattaaattaaaaaaattaaattgataattaaaaataataaattctattattttttatcattttttatagttaattatttattaatatatttaggaataaataaattttaaatgtattattttaaaaataatttaaatacatacttttaattaaataattatattgtatcaaattaaattttttatttgttaattataagtataataataaaatctaataattttctatttttttgcacacaaaaaaaataaaaaatcccaaaaaattaAAGCGACCTTTtagatttatctatttttattttttcaaataacaATTTTGCAGATACTAATAAATTAACTGCAATAAAAACCAATGATTAaaatattgtaatttttaaaaaataatattaatttttaattttgactc
Coding sequences:
- the LOC112732743 gene encoding uncharacterized protein isoform X2 gives rise to the protein MESRREQAESNCASSDNNSPPIPETEMETPISESTLEGGGSAFNQSQILRAIEVVERDSFAIAQSFTSLFASLRLALSNATATTIDHMQCFSDASGRVQESVLDAATKGNRYINSCLRLNEEMKNIDGLASQLLEKAC
- the LOC112732743 gene encoding uncharacterized protein isoform X1; its protein translation is MESRREQAESNCASSDNNSPPIPETEMETPISESTLEGGGSAFNQSQILRAIEVVERDSFAIAQSFTSLFASLRLALSNATATTIDHMQCFSDASGRVQESVLDAATKGNRYINSCLRLNEEMKNIDGLASQLKVLRRHVDSLDAAVNKLLQVP